The Thermococcus eurythermalis genomic sequence GAGTTGGCCAGTATCGTGTTGTCCGGGGCGTACTTAATCATTGGGTAGTGCTTCGCCCCCTCGTAGAGGAAGTGCTCGTAGGGTTCGTCGCTGAGAATGTAGATGTTGTAGTCCTGGGCTATGTCGGCGATGGCCTTAACGGTGGACTTGTTCATGACGGCTCCGGTCGGGTTGTTCGGATAGTTGATGACAATCATCCTCGTCCTCTTGGTGATGGCCTCAACGAGTTCATCGGGGTTGATGCGGAACTTGTACTCCTCACGGAGAGGAATCCTTATGATGCCCGCCTCGGCTATCTTGGCGTCTTCCACATAGCAGACGAAGGCGGGGTCGGGGATGATAACGTCGTCGCCCTGCTCAAGGATGCTCTGGAAGGCGAGATAAGTGGCCTCGTAAGCGCCGGCGGTGACGAGGATGTTGTCAACCTCAACATCAACCTTGTAAAAGTCCTTGTAGTATTCCGCTATTGCCTCCCTAAACTCCGGGATGCCTGCATTGGGCGTGTAGTGGGTGTAACCCTCGTCGAGGGCCCTCTTCGCGGCGTCTTTAATGACATCAGGAGTATCAAAGTCAGGCTCACCAATTCCGAGAGAAATAACGTTCTCCATCTTCGAGGCCTTCTCGAAGAGTTCCCTAATCTTCGAGCGCTGAATTATGTTTATCCTTCCGGCAAGGAAGTATTTCCTTTTCTTGTAGCGCATCTAACATCCCCCCGGGCACTGCGGGGTGTAGGGAGACAGTATATAAATTTATCCTCAATTGAAGACGGAAAAAGGCAATTCGTACCTACAAAACTTCGACCAGAGCTGATTTTTCAAAAAAAGTTTTCACGGCCCCATCGGGACACTCGTCAAGGGGAAGCTCTTTGAGCCCAAGTTTGTCGAGGAGTTCTCTCGCCTTGGCCTCGCCACCGAAGACCACGAGGTAGTTCTCGCCGGGCTTTGCACCCACTTCCCGAATAGCGTCCCTAATCTGGAGCACTCCGGCCAGCCTGAGGAGCAGTTCCCCCCCAAGCGTCTTCGCGTGGTTAGTACCCCGCTCAAAGGCCCTTATGGCCAGCAGTGAGGCAAAAGCGACGGCCTTCCAACATGGAATATTAACAAGCTGAACGTCCGCTCCGAGATAGGGGACAATTTCTTCAACGTTTTGGACTGAGACCCTCGTGATAAAGACTCCATCTGTTACAGGAATCATTTCTGAACCCCCGTCTTTCCGTTCAGACTCCCGCTTTAAAAGGGTTTTTCAAAAAATTTTTGAAAAAGATAATATTCTAGTATTAACATGGAAGCATAAAGTATTTAACTAATTAAGCACTACAACTATCACAGCGGCTTAATGGACGTGGTGGTGCAGCGATGAGCAGAATGAGAATCATCAGTGTCCAGCTTCCGCAGGGCCTTATAAACGCTATGGACCAGCTTGTTAAGAAGGGTGTGTATCCTAACAGGAGTGAAGTCATCAGGGAGGCCATTCGTGAGCTTCTGAAAAAAGAACTGTACCACCTCGATACTGAAAACCGCTCAACGCCGGACTATATTATCAAATAAGACACTTGAATAAGGTTTCAAATAAGCAAAAAATCAGCCCACATTTAAGATTGGGGGTTGGGGCAATGGTGTTTAAGCTGCTTGAACAGGCGGGGATAAAGATAGACCTTGACGACGAGCCGAAGAGGCCTAAGATGGAAGAGAATATCATGGACGATGATGAAGACCTGATAAGGATTGTTATTGTCGGTGTTGGTGGCTCCGGTAACAACACAATAACCCGCCTATACGAACTTGGCGTCCAGGGGGCAGAGCTTATAGCCATGAACACCGATGCCCAGGCGCTGAAGCACGCTAAGGCCCACAAAAAGCTCCTCCTTGGCAAGGAGATAACACAGGGAAAGGGCTCTGGCGGTGACCCCGAGACCGGCTACCGCGCGGCAGAGGCGAGCGCTCATGAAATCGCCGAGACCATCGGCGACGCTGACCTCGTGTTCATAACCGCCGGAATGGGTAACGGAACCGGAACCGGTGCCGCTCCTGTTGTCGCAAGGGTCATAAAGGAGCGCGCAAGGCACAACGGACGCTTCCGCGAGCCGCTTGTTGTCAGCGTCGTAACGTTCCCGTTTAAGAACGAAGGGCGCCTGAGGGAAGAGAAGGCAAAGGCCGGTATAAAGGCCCTCCTCTACTACTCCGATACCGTTGTGATAATCGAGAACGACAAACTCCTCCAGCTCGTTCCAAAGCTCCCGATAAACGCCGCTTTCCGCTTTGCCGACGAGATAATAGCGAGGATGGTCAAGGGAATAACCGAGACCATAAAGCTCCCGTCTATGGTGAACATTGACTTCGCGGACGTTTACAGCGTCATGAAGAACGGTGGAGCCGCCCTTATAGGAATCGGCGAGAGCGATTCGAGCAACAGGGCCGTTGATGCCGTTAAGAACGCCCTCCAGAACAAGCTCCTCGACGTTGAGTATGGAAGCGGTGAAAAGGCCCTCGTCCACTTCACAGTCGGCCCGGACGTCAGCCTTGGAGAGATTAACGAAGCAATGAACATCGTCTACGAGAAGCTCGGAGAGAAGAGCGAAATCAAGTGGGGAGCGAGGATTGACGAGGACATGGGCAAGATGGTCAGGGCCATGGTGATAATGACCGGCGTCAAGAGCCCGCACATCCTCGGTGGTGAAACCGCACTCCAGCTCGCACCGAAGGAGTCGCTCCTTCCAGCGAAGCCAAAGAGGGAATTCGGTTCATCATTTGAGGACAAGCTCTACAAGACGATAGCGAGGAGAGAAGAGTCGAAGGCAGGGCTTCCGCCCTATGTGAGCAGGGTCTTCGACGACTTCGAAGACCTTTCCTGACTAACTCTTTTTAACTCATAGGGTGAAAACCATGGCAGTGGTAATCAGCGTTGCCAATCAGAAGGGGGGAGTCGGGAAGACGACCCTGACGATGAACCTCGGCTACGCCCTAGCAGACATGGGCAAAAGAGTCCTGCTCGTTGACATAGACCCCCAGTTCAACCTTACGTTTGGCCTGATCGGCATGAAGGTTCTTGAGTACGGGGACAGGAACGTCGGTACGCTGATGACGAGGGAGAGCGAAATCGAGGAGAGCCTTGTCCATATCCAGGAGAACCTCGACCTCGTGCCCAGCCACCTCAACCTGTCCGCCAGGGAGATTGAGATTATCAACGCCTACAACCGGGAAAGGAGGCTCGAAAAGGCCCTCCTGCCCGTTCTGCCGGACTACGACTACGTCCTAATAGACAACCCGCCGAGCATGGGGATATTCCTCGTTAACTCCCTCACCGCCTCGGACTACGTGCTCATACCTCTGGAGCTGAGCTACTTCGGCGTCATAGGAATGCAGCTGATGTTCAACCTCATGAGGATGATTCGCGAGGAGACCAACGAGAACCTCAAGCTTCTCGGACTCGTTCCCAACAAGTTCACGAAGCAGACAAAGGTTCCAAAGCTCCGCCTCAAGGAGCTCAAGGAGACCTACCCAGATGCACCGATACTGACTACGATTCCAAAGGCAATAGCCCTGGAAAAGGCGCAGAGCGAGGGCAAGAGCATATTTGAGTTTGAGCCCCAGAACCGCGCCGCGAAAGCCTTTCAAAAGCTCGCGAAAGAGGTGGTTGAGATTGCCGAAGGATAAAATTCCCAAGCTCTTTGATGGCTCGGTAGATGAGCTCACAAAGCCGACCAAGGCAAAGTCCAGGAAGGAGCAGAGCCTGAAGAAGGAGAAGATGCAGAAGACCCTCTACGTAAGCAGGGACATGAACATGAAGCTAATCCAGCTCTACGCCGAGGAAGGAAGGAGGCAGAGCGCCATCGTCGAGGACGCGGTTAATCTCTACTACTACCTCCGCCTCGCCCTCGGGGAGAAGAAGTTCGAGGAGCTTCTAAGCGCCGTCAAAAGGGAAGACCCGGAGTTCCTGCGCGATTACCTTGCAAAGCTAAAACCTTAGGGCCCCACCCCTAAGGTCAAATCAAAAGGTAAAATAAGCCCCGATCACTCGCAGAACTCCTCGATTATTCTTCTTATTATCTTGCTCGTCTTCGCCCTGTCGCTCTTGTAGAGGTAAGGAATCCGTATTACCTCAGCGTTTATCCCGTGCTTCCTGAGCTCCTCCTTGAGCTTCTCGCAGTTGAAGTTCTGGTCCGGGCCAATTGCTATAACGTCGGGGTTTATCCGCTTCACGAGCTCGAAGTCTATCCCACCAGGAGAGCCTATGTAGACCTCGTCAACGTATCTAATTGCCTTCAGGAGCTCGGCCCTGTCTTCGGCGGGGTTTACGGGCTCACGGCGCTTCTGTCTCCTGACGGTCTCGTCATGGGCGACTATGACCACCAGCTCGTCCCCAAGGCTCTTTGCCTTGCTCAAAAAATGAATGTGGCCGACGTGGAGGATATCAAAAACTCCCCCAACAAGAACACGGATTTTCTCCTTCTCTTCCCCAGGTTCCCCCATTTTAGCCCACCGTGACGTTCCAAATCTTGTCCTTGGCGTGGTGGATGTTCTTAACTGCCTTGCCCTTAGGCTTCTCCTTCATCGCCTTGCCGCTCATCAGGGCTATCCCGATGGCGAGGGGTCTCCCATAGTTCTCCTCAACAACGAAGACGAAATCCCCTTCCTTGATGTTCTCATCGGCGTCAACTATGCCCGCGGCCATGACGTCGGCGCCGTTGATGATGTACGGAACTGCCCCTTCATCAACGACGACGCGCCTCGGCCACTTCCTCAGGTCTTCTTCGTTGGACAGCTCGTAGAGCGCTATGACGAGCGGGAAAATCAGGCCCTTCCTCCGTATGAAGAAGGGCTTTCCGTTGACAAGGAGGATTTCTGTGGTCTTGTCGAATTCAGCGACCTCAACGCGGTCCTTCTTGCTCAGCATCTTCTCGGCTATCTCCTCGCCGAAAATCTCGGCCATCTCGCGGATTATGGCCTTTACCTCCTTCTTGCTGAGGGGGTGCTTGACCTTCAGCTCCATCCTCACACCTCCATGGTCTCTTCGTAAAGCCTTCTCGCGCTCTCCCTCGGGTTCTCGCTCGCGTAGATTGAACGCCCCACGATGATGTAGTCGGCACCGGCCTTTAAAACCTCGCCCGCCTTTCCACCCTGGGCGCCAACTCCAGGGGTTAGGATTTTGACTTCGCTATTAAGCCTTGAGCGTATGTAGGCAACCCTCTCGGGTCTCGTGGCGGGTGCTATGACGCCGAAGGGCTCAAGCCTGTTGGCGAGTTCCACCAGCTTGTCGGTAGCGGGCTGAATAAACTCCTTCGCTCCGGGGTGGCTCATCTCGACGACGATTATCGTCTTCCCGAGCTCCATAACAGCCCGAACGCTGTCGCTACCGACGAAGCCGTGCGCTATTATGTAGTCCGCACCGGCCTCAAAGACCCTGCTCGCTATCAGCCTGTTGGTGTTTGGAATGTCAGCGAGCTTGAGGTCGGCTATAATCGGAAGACCTGTTGCATCTTTGAGCTCCGTGACGATTCCCAGGCCCGAGCCGATTATGAGCGGCCAGTTCACCTTAATCGCCCAGAGGTACTCGGCCGTTTGCTCCGCTATTTTAAGCGCCCTCTCACGCTCGTAGACGTCCAGGGCAAGGATTAGCCTGCTCTCGTTATTCCCGCTCATTTCGTCACCTCACGAGGGACTTTATCTCATCGGGGACGTCCTTAAGGAAAACCGCCACGTGGTAGGCGCTCTTCATCGCATCGGCTGGGTTTTCAGCCCACGTGACTACGACCATGTCTCCTTCTTCGAACCTCAGAACCGAGAGTCTCTCGGCGAGCTCTGACATAGTCTCTCTTAGGGGCCTGCCGTCTTCTGGAAAAACTACCTCCCCGTTTTTAACTACGAGAATCATTGCACCCTTTGCGAAGAACCTTATGGCCTCGTCGCGGAGCTCAATACTCTTGAATTCAGGGGGATTCCTCACGACGATGGCATAAGCAGGGTAGCCTTCGACTCTGCCAACGGCGTGGACTTCGGAGAAGGACTTCGAGAGCCTCTCCACGAGCTCCCTTCCCTCTTCGCTGAGGGTGTGGCCCCTCTGAGAGGACTCAATAAGGTTCATCTTCGAAAGCTTTCTCAAAAGCGTCCTGACGCTTCCTTCGCCAAGGCCGAGAAGCTCCGAAATCGTCTTTCTTCCAACAGGATTTTTCATCAGGTACAGAACCGCGACCGCGTCTTCAATCGTGAACTCAGGATACGCTCCCCTCTTCCAGCTCATTCTCACCCACCGAGAAGAGTAGGGAAAAAGGAGTTAAAAGCTTGCCGTCAGAGCCATCTCGGCTTGAGCCCGGCCCAGGTGCGCATCTTCTCGTGGGCAATGATGCGCGGGATGTTGGGCATCTCCTTGGGGCCGGGGTTCTTCATGTAGAAGGCATTGACCTCATAAACGGTTCCGAAGGCCTTCTTTTCGAGGGCTATCTTTCCAAGCCTCGCGAGGTCAACGAGCAGGCCCGCGAGTGCCGGGCTGTCGTTTATCCTGCCGGTGATGACAAGCTCGTCGTGGGCGCCGTTGAATGAGACGTACTCGATGTGCATGGCGATGAACTTCTTGTCGCCGAGCGGCTCAAGGAAGCCGGTGGGCTTGATGTAGTGGGGTGCATCGTAGCCGAGGAGGTCCTTGACGATGGAGCTCTTGGTGAACTCCTTGCTCTTGTTCCTCTCCTTGTCGGTGAGAGCGAGGAAGTCCTGGTTTCCACCGATGTTGAACTGGGCTATGTCGAGGACATAGCGGTTCCTCTGGGCGAGGTGGCTGAGTATGTCAGCTGTCAGCGGGGTCGCACCGGTGGCGCCGTCGTCACCGAAGATGACCATGTTGCTCTCCTTAGCGAGCTCAACGAAGGCAGGGTCGTTGGCTATGAGGGTTGGTATGGCGTTGACGAAAGCCGCTCCGCCGACCTCCTTGGCGTACTGGGCAACCGCGTAGGCGTAGACCTGGGTAGCGGTAAGCCTGTCCCTGTTGTCCTCTGCGATGGCCTTCTCAAGCTCCTCCTTGTTTCCAAAGGGCACGAAGGCCTCGGTGGTGCAGACGTTTATGAAGCCCTCGGCGCCGAGCTCCTTCCACTCGCTAACGAGGTGCTCAACGGCCTCCTTGAGGGTCATCTCGTCCTCAAGGCCAGTGGCTTCGAGCGGGAGGTTCCTGAGGCTTCTGAGGTGGACTCCCTTTCTGATGGTGATGCCCTTGAGGCTCTCCGGCGCCTCGGGGTCGTAGGCCTTAACGACCTCGTAGAGGTCCTTTCCGACCTTCGCCTTGTCAACGTCGTAGGAACCGACGATTTCGATGTCCTTAATCTTAATCGGGAGCTCGTCAGCGAGGGGGACGCCGTACGGCTCCATCTTCCCGGCCTTTATTTTCTCAAGGCCGCTCGCAAAAATGCTGGCAACGTATCCCTGTCCGAGTATGACAACCTTCACCATCTCCTCCACCTCCTTTTTGTTGTTTTAAGATATTTTATGGCAGTTAAATAGTTTTTGGTTACGAAACTTTTCTGGCTATAATATAGAGGGTCACCCCAACGCGGAGGTTGGTGAGTAAGGCCAAGAGCGCGAACAGCGCTTTGACTGAGACCTCCACTGGATACAGCAGAAAGAGCATCGTGAGGAATATGCGCTCGTCCCTTTTGCCCGGAAGCTTCCTGAGGCCGGGGACTTCCATGTAAGCGTCCCTGCAGAAGGCCCCCTTGAACCTCTCGGTCGAGTAGCTCACCATCACCGAGCCGAGGAGCGCTACAAGCGCCACGAGATACCAGAGGGGCTCGCGGAGAGTCGAATACGCCAGCAGGGCCAGGAAGGTTCCGTCAACGTAGCGGTCGAGGATAGAGTCAATGTAACC encodes the following:
- the ftsZ gene encoding cell division protein FtsZ; this translates as MVFKLLEQAGIKIDLDDEPKRPKMEENIMDDDEDLIRIVIVGVGGSGNNTITRLYELGVQGAELIAMNTDAQALKHAKAHKKLLLGKEITQGKGSGGDPETGYRAAEASAHEIAETIGDADLVFITAGMGNGTGTGAAPVVARVIKERARHNGRFREPLVVSVVTFPFKNEGRLREEKAKAGIKALLYYSDTVVIIENDKLLQLVPKLPINAAFRFADEIIARMVKGITETIKLPSMVNIDFADVYSVMKNGGAALIGIGESDSSNRAVDAVKNALQNKLLDVEYGSGEKALVHFTVGPDVSLGEINEAMNIVYEKLGEKSEIKWGARIDEDMGKMVRAMVIMTGVKSPHILGGETALQLAPKESLLPAKPKREFGSSFEDKLYKTIARREESKAGLPPYVSRVFDDFEDLS
- a CDS encoding inositol-3-phosphate synthase, whose amino-acid sequence is MVKVVILGQGYVASIFASGLEKIKAGKMEPYGVPLADELPIKIKDIEIVGSYDVDKAKVGKDLYEVVKAYDPEAPESLKGITIRKGVHLRSLRNLPLEATGLEDEMTLKEAVEHLVSEWKELGAEGFINVCTTEAFVPFGNKEELEKAIAEDNRDRLTATQVYAYAVAQYAKEVGGAAFVNAIPTLIANDPAFVELAKESNMVIFGDDGATGATPLTADILSHLAQRNRYVLDIAQFNIGGNQDFLALTDKERNKSKEFTKSSIVKDLLGYDAPHYIKPTGFLEPLGDKKFIAMHIEYVSFNGAHDELVITGRINDSPALAGLLVDLARLGKIALEKKAFGTVYEVNAFYMKNPGPKEMPNIPRIIAHEKMRTWAGLKPRWL
- a CDS encoding ribbon-helix-helix domain-containing protein; this translates as MSRMRIISVQLPQGLINAMDQLVKKGVYPNRSEVIREAIRELLKKELYHLDTENRSTPDYIIK
- a CDS encoding DUF4443 domain-containing protein → MSWKRGAYPEFTIEDAVAVLYLMKNPVGRKTISELLGLGEGSVRTLLRKLSKMNLIESSQRGHTLSEEGRELVERLSKSFSEVHAVGRVEGYPAYAIVVRNPPEFKSIELRDEAIRFFAKGAMILVVKNGEVVFPEDGRPLRETMSELAERLSVLRFEEGDMVVVTWAENPADAMKSAYHVAVFLKDVPDEIKSLVR
- the pyrF gene encoding orotidine-5'-phosphate decarboxylase, with product MSGNNESRLILALDVYERERALKIAEQTAEYLWAIKVNWPLIIGSGLGIVTELKDATGLPIIADLKLADIPNTNRLIASRVFEAGADYIIAHGFVGSDSVRAVMELGKTIIVVEMSHPGAKEFIQPATDKLVELANRLEPFGVIAPATRPERVAYIRSRLNSEVKILTPGVGAQGGKAGEVLKAGADYIIVGRSIYASENPRESARRLYEETMEV
- a CDS encoding RNA-binding protein is translated as MELKVKHPLSKKEVKAIIREMAEIFGEEIAEKMLSKKDRVEVAEFDKTTEILLVNGKPFFIRRKGLIFPLVIALYELSNEEDLRKWPRRVVVDEGAVPYIINGADVMAAGIVDADENIKEGDFVFVVEENYGRPLAIGIALMSGKAMKEKPKGKAVKNIHHAKDKIWNVTVG
- the cgi121 gene encoding KEOPS complex subunit Cgi121, producing MIPVTDGVFITRVSVQNVEEIVPYLGADVQLVNIPCWKAVAFASLLAIRAFERGTNHAKTLGGELLLRLAGVLQIRDAIREVGAKPGENYLVVFGGEAKARELLDKLGLKELPLDECPDGAVKTFFEKSALVEVL
- a CDS encoding ParA family protein gives rise to the protein MAVVISVANQKGGVGKTTLTMNLGYALADMGKRVLLVDIDPQFNLTFGLIGMKVLEYGDRNVGTLMTRESEIEESLVHIQENLDLVPSHLNLSAREIEIINAYNRERRLEKALLPVLPDYDYVLIDNPPSMGIFLVNSLTASDYVLIPLELSYFGVIGMQLMFNLMRMIREETNENLKLLGLVPNKFTKQTKVPKLRLKELKETYPDAPILTTIPKAIALEKAQSEGKSIFEFEPQNRAAKAFQKLAKEVVEIAEG
- a CDS encoding pyridoxal phosphate-dependent aminotransferase — translated: MRYKKRKYFLAGRINIIQRSKIRELFEKASKMENVISLGIGEPDFDTPDVIKDAAKRALDEGYTHYTPNAGIPEFREAIAEYYKDFYKVDVEVDNILVTAGAYEATYLAFQSILEQGDDVIIPDPAFVCYVEDAKIAEAGIIRIPLREEYKFRINPDELVEAITKRTRMIVINYPNNPTGAVMNKSTVKAIADIAQDYNIYILSDEPYEHFLYEGAKHYPMIKYAPDNTILANSFSKTFAMTGWRLGFAIAPKQVIRDMIKLHAYVVGNVTSFIQIAGITALRDKRSWEAVETMRRVYDERRKLVLKYLNEMPHIQPFKPKGAFYIWAKIDPELDMSSEDFANWLLDNARVVVIPGTAFGKQGEGWVRISYATEKEKLIEAMERMKEALSKL
- a CDS encoding adenylyltransferase/cytidyltransferase family protein; the protein is MGEPGEEKEKIRVLVGGVFDILHVGHIHFLSKAKSLGDELVVIVAHDETVRRQKRREPVNPAEDRAELLKAIRYVDEVYIGSPGGIDFELVKRINPDVIAIGPDQNFNCEKLKEELRKHGINAEVIRIPYLYKSDRAKTSKIIRRIIEEFCE